One region of Vanessa cardui chromosome 20, ilVanCard2.1, whole genome shotgun sequence genomic DNA includes:
- the LOC124538315 gene encoding electron transfer flavoprotein subunit beta — MSRVLVGVKRVIDYAVKIRVKPDKSGVVTDGVKHSMNPFDEIAVEEAVRMKEKKLASEVIAVSCGPAQSQETLRTALAMGADRAIHVEISGPEYETLQPLHVAKILAKLSQDEKADLIIVGKQAIDDDSNQTAQMTAALLDWPQGTFASKIEKSDAGLTVTREIDGGLETVKTKMPAVISADLRLNEPRYATLPNIMKAKKKPMKKVSAKDLGVDLAPRIKVVSVEDPPVRQAGSIIPDVDTLVAKLKEGGHI, encoded by the exons atgtctcgTGTACTAGTTGGTGTTAAGAGAGTTATTGATTATGCGGTTAAG ataCGTGTGAAACCAGACAAGTCTGGGGTGGTAACGGATGGCGTCAAGCACTCAATGAATCCCTTTGATGAGATTGCAGTGGAAGAGGCTGTAAGGATGAAGGAAAAGAAACTGGCTAGTGAAGTCATTGCAGTATCCTGCGGCCCGGCACAGTCTCAA gAAACGCTTAGAACAGCATTAGCAATGGGAGCTGATAGGGCTATACACGTAGAAATTTCAGGACCTGAGTATGAAACTTTGCAACCCCTACATGTTGCTAAGATATTAGCCAAACTCTCACAGGATGAGAAGGCGGACTTAATCATAGTTGGGAAACAA GCCATTGATGATGATTCCAACCAAACAGCACAAATGACGGCAGCCCTCCTTGACTGGCCACAGGGCACATTTGCAtctaag ATAGAAAAGTCAGATGCTGGGCTGACAGTGACCCGCGAAATTGATGGTGGTTTGGAGACAGTCAAAACTAAAATGCCAGCTGTAATTAGTGCTGATCTTAGGTTGAATGAACCTAGATACGCAACACTGCCTAATATCATG aaAGCTAAGAAGAAGCCGATGAAGAAAGTTAGCGCTAAGGACCTTGGAGTAGACTTAGCCCCTAGAATCAAAGTTGTCAGCGTGGAAGATCCCCCAGTGAGGCAAGCTGGCTCCATCATACCTGATGTTGACACCCTTGTCGCTAAACTCAAGGAAGGAGGTCACATTTAA
- the LOC124538314 gene encoding DDB1- and CUL4-associated factor 10 isoform X1 has product MGTKTIRDSSFMAKYSAYSPYRLLRRESGFENPVGASDAMARSLYCGMKPIASWDCEQANALPTGGVFNLEFSPEGSLLVAACEKKSIQIFDPLTHQRIHSVNGAHSDCVNCVKFLDGRMFATCSDDTTIALWDVRNLKKKIRSLLGHSNWVKNIEFSVKDKLLVTSGLDGSIYTWDINSYTEFNLVYQRVFHASGLMRCRLSPDARQMVMCTTGGLLVIIHDLNLSTLAQHLHGFKPNLYRLMQMSQQLIPIAAMYDHLFDLKRTENRVEFVSDFPDGNDAEVVSALQIHPQGWCALSRNISHDDRSEWSCIHDIQAGAHAGAELADKGTRSRSPPRRPAPRRRARPRARPYRQPRPMAAVPPALPASVAPARPSTDSARRERDRDDEAPEAGPSAPRLAPGLSSIQNDVWEASITIKQHRMLQEMYSRGQVGRNFNMQRIMGINTGIAPPGVLRARSLRAAPARLLPRLSATPALPAAHARSPPDDSTLPSTSGQTPRRESSSSCEDEETPHYIRQNRDRLLYYVEETNEGKGFIKELCFSADGRLVCSPFGRGMRLLALNDRCAELSHCVQDFDGPTQMVDVGQSLGIHQDLVVSSKFSPRHHLLVTGCLEGKIVWYEPYSGESCY; this is encoded by the exons atgggCACTAAAACCATAAGAGATAGTTCCTTCATGGCGAAGTACTCAGCGTACAGCCCTTATCGGCTACTTCGCCGAGAGAGTGGATTCGAAAATCCGGTGGGAGCAAGCGATGCAATGGCGCGCAGCCTGTACTGTGGTATGAAGCCTATAGCTTCATGGGACTGTGAGCAGGCGAATGCTCTTCCTACCGGTGGCGTATTCAACCTTGAATTCTCCCCGGAAGG TTCTCTTCTAGTTGCAGCGTGTGAGAAGAAATCAATACAGATATTTGATCCTTTAACACATCAGAGAATTCACTCGGTAAATGGAGCGCATTCAGACTGTGTCAATTGTGTTAA attCCTCGACGGTAGAATGTTTGCAACGTGTTCAGATGACACAACCATTGCGTTATGGGATGTTAGgaacttaaagaaaaaaatacgcTCTCTCTTAGGACACTCGAACTGGGTGAAAAACATCGAGTTCTCAGTAAAAGACAAATTACTCGTGACATCCGGATTGGACGGCAGCATATATACGTGGGATATAAATTCTTACACAGAATTTAATCTCGTATACCAAAGAGTATTCCACGCGTCCGGCTTGATGAGGTGTAGGCTGTCGCCGGACGCGAGGCAGATGGTGATGTGCACTACCGGAGGATTGCTTGTCATTATTCACGATTTGAACCTGTCAACGTTGGCTCAACACTTACATGGATTTAAA CCAAATCTATACAGACTGATGCAAATGAGCCAACAGTTGATACCAATCGCGGCAATGTACGATCACTTGTTTGACCTTAAGCGCACAGAAAACAGGGTCGAGTTCGTATCAGATTTTCCTGATGGCAACGATGCTGAGGTCGTCAGCGCACTGCAG atcCATCCACAGGGTTGGTGTGCGTTAAGTAGAAATATAAGTCACGATGACAGATCTGAG TGGTCGTGCATCCACGACATCCAGGCGGGCGCGCACGCGGGCGCCGAGCTGGCGGACAAGGGCACGCGCTCGCGCTCGCCGCCGCGCCggcccgcgccgcgccgccgcgcccgcccccGCGCGCGCCCCTACCGCCAGCCGCGCCCCATGGCCGCCGTGCCGCCCGCGCTGCCCGCCTCCGTGGCGCCCGCTCGCCC ATCGACCGACAGTGCAAGACGGGAGCGCGACCGGGACGACGAGGCACCCGAGGCCGGGCCCAGCGCGCCCCGACTCGCGCCG GGCCTGTCGAGTATTCAGAATGACGTGTGGGAGGCGTCTATTACTATCAAACAACATCGAATGCTCCAAGAGATGTACAGCAG AGGTCAGGTGGGGCGCAACTTCAACATGCAGCGCATCATGGGCATCAACACGGGCATCGCGCCGCCGGGCGTGCTGCGCGCGCGCTCGCTGCGGGCCGCGCCCGCGCGCCTGCTGCCGCGCCTCAGCGCCACGCCCGCGCTGCCCGCCGCGCACGCGCGCTCGCCCCCCGATGACAG CACGTTACCGTCGACGTCCGGCCAGACGCCGCGGCGCGAGAGCTCCAGCTCGTGCGAGGACGAGGAGACGCCGCACTACATCCGACAGAACCGCGACCGACTGCTCTACTACGTCGAGGAGACCAACGAGGGGAAGGGTTTCATTAAG GAACTCTGTTTTTCTGCCGATGGTCGGCTGGTGTGCTCGCCGTTCGGTCGCGGTATGCGCCTGTTAGCCCTCAACGACCGCTGCGCAGAGCTGTCCCACTGCGTACAAGACTTTGACGGACCGACTCAAATGGTGGACGTCGGGCAAAGCCTCGGCATACACCAGGACCTCGTCGTCAGCTCGAAGTTCAGTCCCAGGCACCATCTCCTCGTCACCGGCTGTCTCGAGGGGAAGATAGTGTGGTACGAGCCTTATAGCGGCGAATCGTGTTACTAG
- the LOC124538314 gene encoding DDB1- and CUL4-associated factor 10 homolog isoform X2 produces MGTKTIRDSSFMAKYSAYSPYRLLRRESGFENPVGASDAMARSLYCGMKPIASWDCEQANALPTGGVFNLEFSPEGSLLVAACEKKSIQIFDPLTHQRIHSVNGAHSDCVNCVKFLDGRMFATCSDDTTIALWDVRNLKKKIRSLLGHSNWVKNIEFSVKDKLLVTSGLDGSIYTWDINSYTEFNLVYQRVFHASGLMRCRLSPDARQMVMCTTGGLLVIIHDLNLSTLAQHLHGFKPNLYRLMQMSQQLIPIAAMYDHLFDLKRTENRVEFVSDFPDGNDAEVVSALQIHPQGWCALSRNISHDDRSEWSCIHDIQAGAHAGAELADKGTRSRSPPRRPAPRRRARPRARPYRQPRPMAAVPPALPASVAPARPGQVGRNFNMQRIMGINTGIAPPGVLRARSLRAAPARLLPRLSATPALPAAHARSPPDDSTLPSTSGQTPRRESSSSCEDEETPHYIRQNRDRLLYYVEETNEGKGFIKELCFSADGRLVCSPFGRGMRLLALNDRCAELSHCVQDFDGPTQMVDVGQSLGIHQDLVVSSKFSPRHHLLVTGCLEGKIVWYEPYSGESCY; encoded by the exons atgggCACTAAAACCATAAGAGATAGTTCCTTCATGGCGAAGTACTCAGCGTACAGCCCTTATCGGCTACTTCGCCGAGAGAGTGGATTCGAAAATCCGGTGGGAGCAAGCGATGCAATGGCGCGCAGCCTGTACTGTGGTATGAAGCCTATAGCTTCATGGGACTGTGAGCAGGCGAATGCTCTTCCTACCGGTGGCGTATTCAACCTTGAATTCTCCCCGGAAGG TTCTCTTCTAGTTGCAGCGTGTGAGAAGAAATCAATACAGATATTTGATCCTTTAACACATCAGAGAATTCACTCGGTAAATGGAGCGCATTCAGACTGTGTCAATTGTGTTAA attCCTCGACGGTAGAATGTTTGCAACGTGTTCAGATGACACAACCATTGCGTTATGGGATGTTAGgaacttaaagaaaaaaatacgcTCTCTCTTAGGACACTCGAACTGGGTGAAAAACATCGAGTTCTCAGTAAAAGACAAATTACTCGTGACATCCGGATTGGACGGCAGCATATATACGTGGGATATAAATTCTTACACAGAATTTAATCTCGTATACCAAAGAGTATTCCACGCGTCCGGCTTGATGAGGTGTAGGCTGTCGCCGGACGCGAGGCAGATGGTGATGTGCACTACCGGAGGATTGCTTGTCATTATTCACGATTTGAACCTGTCAACGTTGGCTCAACACTTACATGGATTTAAA CCAAATCTATACAGACTGATGCAAATGAGCCAACAGTTGATACCAATCGCGGCAATGTACGATCACTTGTTTGACCTTAAGCGCACAGAAAACAGGGTCGAGTTCGTATCAGATTTTCCTGATGGCAACGATGCTGAGGTCGTCAGCGCACTGCAG atcCATCCACAGGGTTGGTGTGCGTTAAGTAGAAATATAAGTCACGATGACAGATCTGAG TGGTCGTGCATCCACGACATCCAGGCGGGCGCGCACGCGGGCGCCGAGCTGGCGGACAAGGGCACGCGCTCGCGCTCGCCGCCGCGCCggcccgcgccgcgccgccgcgcccgcccccGCGCGCGCCCCTACCGCCAGCCGCGCCCCATGGCCGCCGTGCCGCCCGCGCTGCCCGCCTCCGTGGCGCCCGCTCGCCC AGGTCAGGTGGGGCGCAACTTCAACATGCAGCGCATCATGGGCATCAACACGGGCATCGCGCCGCCGGGCGTGCTGCGCGCGCGCTCGCTGCGGGCCGCGCCCGCGCGCCTGCTGCCGCGCCTCAGCGCCACGCCCGCGCTGCCCGCCGCGCACGCGCGCTCGCCCCCCGATGACAG CACGTTACCGTCGACGTCCGGCCAGACGCCGCGGCGCGAGAGCTCCAGCTCGTGCGAGGACGAGGAGACGCCGCACTACATCCGACAGAACCGCGACCGACTGCTCTACTACGTCGAGGAGACCAACGAGGGGAAGGGTTTCATTAAG GAACTCTGTTTTTCTGCCGATGGTCGGCTGGTGTGCTCGCCGTTCGGTCGCGGTATGCGCCTGTTAGCCCTCAACGACCGCTGCGCAGAGCTGTCCCACTGCGTACAAGACTTTGACGGACCGACTCAAATGGTGGACGTCGGGCAAAGCCTCGGCATACACCAGGACCTCGTCGTCAGCTCGAAGTTCAGTCCCAGGCACCATCTCCTCGTCACCGGCTGTCTCGAGGGGAAGATAGTGTGGTACGAGCCTTATAGCGGCGAATCGTGTTACTAG
- the LOC124538314 gene encoding DDB1- and CUL4-associated factor 10 homolog isoform X3, with protein MGTKTIRDSSFMAKYSAYSPYRLLRRESGFENPVGASDAMARSLYCGMKPIASWDCEQANALPTGGVFNLEFSPEGSLLVAACEKKSIQIFDPLTHQRIHSVNGAHSDCVNCVKFLDGRMFATCSDDTTIALWDVRNLKKKIRSLLGHSNWVKNIEFSVKDKLLVTSGLDGSIYTWDINSYTEFNLVYQRVFHASGLMRCRLSPDARQMVMCTTGGLLVIIHDLNLSTLAQHLHGFKPNLYRLMQMSQQLIPIAAMYDHLFDLKRTENRVEFVSDFPDGNDAEVVSALQIHPQGWCALSRNISHDDRSEWSCIHDIQAGAHAGAELADKGTRSRSPPRRPAPRRRARPRARPYRQPRPMAAVPPALPASVAPARPSTDSARRERDRDDEAPEAGPSAPRLAPGLSSIQNDVWEASITIKQHRMLQEMYSSSECRAEVRWGATSTCSASWASTRASRRRACCARARCGPRPRACCRASAPRPRCPPRTRARPPMTARYRRRPARRRGARAPARARTRRRRTTSDRTATDCSTTSRRPTRGRVSLRNSVFLPMVGWCARRSVAVCAC; from the exons atgggCACTAAAACCATAAGAGATAGTTCCTTCATGGCGAAGTACTCAGCGTACAGCCCTTATCGGCTACTTCGCCGAGAGAGTGGATTCGAAAATCCGGTGGGAGCAAGCGATGCAATGGCGCGCAGCCTGTACTGTGGTATGAAGCCTATAGCTTCATGGGACTGTGAGCAGGCGAATGCTCTTCCTACCGGTGGCGTATTCAACCTTGAATTCTCCCCGGAAGG TTCTCTTCTAGTTGCAGCGTGTGAGAAGAAATCAATACAGATATTTGATCCTTTAACACATCAGAGAATTCACTCGGTAAATGGAGCGCATTCAGACTGTGTCAATTGTGTTAA attCCTCGACGGTAGAATGTTTGCAACGTGTTCAGATGACACAACCATTGCGTTATGGGATGTTAGgaacttaaagaaaaaaatacgcTCTCTCTTAGGACACTCGAACTGGGTGAAAAACATCGAGTTCTCAGTAAAAGACAAATTACTCGTGACATCCGGATTGGACGGCAGCATATATACGTGGGATATAAATTCTTACACAGAATTTAATCTCGTATACCAAAGAGTATTCCACGCGTCCGGCTTGATGAGGTGTAGGCTGTCGCCGGACGCGAGGCAGATGGTGATGTGCACTACCGGAGGATTGCTTGTCATTATTCACGATTTGAACCTGTCAACGTTGGCTCAACACTTACATGGATTTAAA CCAAATCTATACAGACTGATGCAAATGAGCCAACAGTTGATACCAATCGCGGCAATGTACGATCACTTGTTTGACCTTAAGCGCACAGAAAACAGGGTCGAGTTCGTATCAGATTTTCCTGATGGCAACGATGCTGAGGTCGTCAGCGCACTGCAG atcCATCCACAGGGTTGGTGTGCGTTAAGTAGAAATATAAGTCACGATGACAGATCTGAG TGGTCGTGCATCCACGACATCCAGGCGGGCGCGCACGCGGGCGCCGAGCTGGCGGACAAGGGCACGCGCTCGCGCTCGCCGCCGCGCCggcccgcgccgcgccgccgcgcccgcccccGCGCGCGCCCCTACCGCCAGCCGCGCCCCATGGCCGCCGTGCCGCCCGCGCTGCCCGCCTCCGTGGCGCCCGCTCGCCC ATCGACCGACAGTGCAAGACGGGAGCGCGACCGGGACGACGAGGCACCCGAGGCCGGGCCCAGCGCGCCCCGACTCGCGCCG GGCCTGTCGAGTATTCAGAATGACGTGTGGGAGGCGTCTATTACTATCAAACAACATCGAATGCTCCAAGAGATGTACAGCAG TAGTGAGTGTCGCGCAGAGGTCAGGTGGGGCGCAACTTCAACATGCAGCGCATCATGGGCATCAACACGGGCATCGCGCCGCCGGGCGTGCTGCGCGCGCGCTCGCTGCGGGCCGCGCCCGCGCGCCTGCTGCCGCGCCTCAGCGCCACGCCCGCGCTGCCCGCCGCGCACGCGCGCTCGCCCCCCGATGACAG CACGTTACCGTCGACGTCCGGCCAGACGCCGCGGCGCGAGAGCTCCAGCTCGTGCGAGGACGAGGAGACGCCGCACTACATCCGACAGAACCGCGACCGACTGCTCTACTACGTCGAGGAGACCAACGAGGGGAAGGGTTTCATTAAG GAACTCTGTTTTTCTGCCGATGGTCGGCTGGTGTGCTCGCCGTTCGGTCGCGGTATGCGCCTGTTAG
- the LOC124538437 gene encoding mRNA export factor Gle1: MEETSYSSRDDYTRSGIRNCDISISETLADFTRLRISALTNAAEISPQITEVTIGPRSPKTKENVKVEPVSNNNNQEYVDLLEDKVGEDLRYTLLLKEYEEQLQNNSEDMFKNLLEKMVATYADTMQRYWKNQSDEWKRKSLELRARKLLMAKQLRENDNLTVLEKARLDEQNCQMINQQTIENMNRILDEQNKATVRFAAITDSRTKICMCYNEITNLVQREPLAKDILEKYISSLNTVIGNITAIMDFCKTGTITDKEVKQSEVLSWNIENIKQKIIDDINLAKQQESLKKQIEEEEARQKEIKEKKELEAKAAETARIEQGLIQQAKRAQSMFYSEKNYAYFNELKSFLDCYESSYKDLLENTNLKKFRFDCQKAVNTPVNALSSVSGMHMRDKFDKLAKLLRGEKVQVLDTFVTASQHPQGLHYCTALLAKKIVRQGDLLVSSNPEAAFPLAAVTVALWSQFPEFGKLLEAYFHRQCPYLVPMMLPQKEGQTDKEFYMSRGYTYNDEGVVEKQDKFLKRMSGIFRLHCAIWIAKTPKFMNASNPHSLRYGWQWLASFINLKPEPDISATLIHDFFTVCGSEFLRHYGKQCTKILKLLSTEYLAILQNIDEGGPKTRFEVFLQSVLKTGHIPPPNGLLAPNTW; encoded by the coding sequence ATGGAAGAAACAAGTTATTCCAGTAGAGATGACTACACGCGGAGCGGTATTAGAAATTGTGATATAAGTATATCTGAAACGTTAGCAGATTTCACGAGATTACGTATATCTGCTTTAACAAACGCAGCTGAAATTAGCCCCCAAATCACAGAAGTTACTATTGGCCCCAGAAGtcctaaaacaaaagaaaatgtaaaGGTCGAGCCtgtatcaaataataacaatcaagAATACGTCGACCTATTAGAAGATAAAGTGGGCGAGGATTTACGTTACACTTTGTTACTAAAAGAATATGAagaacaattacaaaataattcagaggacatgtttaaaaatttacttgaaaaaaTGGTCGCCACTTATGCGGATACAATGCAAAGGTATTGGAAGAACCAAAGTGATGAGTGGAAACGTAAATCTTTAGAGCTCAGAGCAAGGAAACTGCTAATGGCAAAGCAACTGAGAGAAAATGATAATCTGACAGTGCTTGAAAAAGCTAGGCTAGACGAACAGAATTGTCAAATGATCAACCAACAGACAATTGAGAATATGAATAGAATATTAGATGAACAAAATAAAGCCACTGTAAGATTTGCAGCTATTACTGACAGTCgtacaaaaatatgtatgtgttataatgaaataacaaatcTAGTTCAAAGGGAGCCACTAGCTAAAGATATATTAGAAAAGTATATTTCTTCACTGAACACTGTTATAGGAAATATAACTGCAATCATGGACTTCTGTAAAACGGGGACAATTACTGACAAAGAAGTAAAACAATCTGAAGTATTATCATGGAATATTGAGaatataaaacagaaaattATAGATGACATAAATTTAGCCAAGCAGCAAGAGtcattaaagaaacaaatagaagaagaagaagctaGGCAGaaagaaattaaagaaaagaaagaattaGAGGCAAAAGCTGCAGAAACTGCCCGTATAGAACAGGGTCTTATACAGCAAGCTAAAAGAGCTCAATCTATGttttattcagaaaaaaattatgcatattttaatgaattaaaaagttttctagACTGTTATGAGAGTAGTTACAAGgatttattagaaaatactaatttaaagaaattcagATTTGACTGTCAAAAGGCTGTGAACACTCCCGTTAATGCATTATCATCAGTGAGCGGTATGCACATGAGAGATAAATTTGATAAGTTAGCAAAACTGCTGAGAGGTGAAAAAGTCCAAGTGCTGGACACATTTGTTACCGCATCACAGCATCCTCAAGGCTTACATTATTGCACAGCCCTGTTAgctaaaaaaattgtaagacAAGGAGATCTCTTAGTCTCCAGTAACCCTGAAGCAGCCTTTCCACTAGCAGCTGTGACAGTTGCATTGTGGTCCCAATTTCCAGAATTTGGTAAACTGCTTGAAGCATATTTCCACAGACAATGTCCATATTTGGTGCCAATGATGCTTCCTCAGAAGGAAGGACAAACAGACAAGGAGTTTTATATGTCTAGAGGATACACATACAATGATGAAGGAGTTGTTGAAAAACAGGACAAATTTTTGAAACGGATGTCTGGTATATTTAGGCTTCACTGCGCTATATGGATAGCTAAAACACCTAAATTCATGAATGCCTCAAATCCTCATAGCTTAAGATATGGGTGGCAGTGGCTTGCATCGTTTATTAACCTCAAACCAGAACCTGATATAAGTGCCACATTGATACATGATTTCTTTACTGTTTGTGGTTCAGAATTCTTAAGACACTATGGTAAacaatgtacaaaaatattaaaattattaagcaCTGAATACTTAGCTATACTTCAAAATATCGATGAAGGTGGCCCTAAAACTAGGTTTGAAGTTTTTTTGCAAAGTGTTTTAAAGACTGGTCATATTCCTCCACCGAATGGATTATTGGCTCCAAATACATGGTGA